In Pocillopora verrucosa isolate sample1 chromosome 13, ASM3666991v2, whole genome shotgun sequence, one genomic interval encodes:
- the LOC136277588 gene encoding uncharacterized protein, translating into MLLNVSNPKPGQVNGEDLPTTEEFTYLGSTGSHDGGAWSDIKNRLNNARNALRMLNNVWKSFQYSTKIKLKVYKSCVMSTLLYGTEYLRMTKSEHQDLLARCNQGSVETIIMRRRWRWIGYVRRREQDNITRTALHWTPEGKQKRGRPRNTWRRSVEAGLKTMQHTRDSIQKMAQNCQMWRSLVAALRATGHNGHD; encoded by the exons ATGCTGCTGAACGTGTCCAACCCTAAACCAGGTCAAGTGAACGGAGAAGATTTGCCAACAACTGAAGAGTTCACTTACCTGGGCAGCACAGGAAGCCATGATGGAGGAGCATGGAGTGACATCAAGAACCGTCTCAACAATGCCAGAAACGCACTCAGAATGCTCAACAACGTGTGGAAGTCCTTTCAGTACAGCACCAAGATCAAGCTGAAGGTCTACAAAAGCTGTGTGATGTCCACCCTACTATACGGCACTGAATACTTGAGGATGACAAAGAGTGAACACCAAGAT CTTCTCGCCCGCTGCAATCAAGGAAGCGTGGAGACCATCATCATGCGAAGGCGATGGAGATGGATTGGGTACGTCAGGAGGAGAGAGCAGGACAATATCACTCGCACAGCCCTTCATTGGACACCTGAAGGAAAGCAGAAGAGGGGAAGACCAAGAAACACCTGGCGCCGATCTGTGGAGGCAGGGCTCAAGACCATGCAACACACGAGGGACTCTATCCAGAAGATGGCCCAGAACTGTCAGATGTGGCGATCCTTGGTAGCCGCCCTACGTGCCACAGGGCATAATGGGCATGACTGA